The sequence CCGCCAACGCGGTGCCCGACAACGCCACCAAGGTCGTGGGCTACATCGGTTCCACCACGGACAACGACTACTTCGCGGTGAACGTGGGCGCCAGCAAGACGCTCAACGTGAAAATGACCGGACCCACGGGCACCACCTACGACTACGACCTGTACTTCTACAACGCGGCGGGCACGCAGCTTGCCAGCGGAACCGGCAGCACCACCACCGAGAACGTGAGCTGGACCAATGGTGCCAGCGCCACGACGGTCTACGTCGCGGTGAAGCGCTACAAAGGCAGCAGCACCACCACTCCCTACAACCTGGCCATCACCCGCTGATTCCAGCAGGACCCCTGCACAGCCTACCCGGCGCAGGCCACGTCTGCGCCGGCAGGCCGGAACCCCGTCCATTTCCCTCTCAACCCCAATGGAGCATGCATGAACCGGCTCACCCCTCTGACCCTTCTTCTTTCGCTGGGCATCAGCCTGATGTCGGCGGACCTTCCCGCAGGCAACCGGCGCCTGTCCGAGAAAAGCTCCGGTTCCAGCCGTCCCCCCTTGATCGATCGCGCGGATCTGCGCCACCGGGCGGAGGAGGAATGGTCCGGCGGTGCTTGGACGCCGGAATACCAACGGTTCGTGATGGGCGTGGCCGCCCAGGAGCGCGAGCGCCACGAGGATCTCCGCTATGGTTCCCGCGCCGCTTCCCTCGCAGCGCCGGGGACGCTCTGGACCAACCTCGGGCCCGCCAACGCGTCCTTCATTAAGAACGGAAGCGTCACGCTGAATGTCGTGGATAGCGGCCGTCTTCGGACCATCATCGTCCACCCCTCCAACGCCTCCATCATCTACGTCGCCACCTCCGGCGGCGGCGTGTGGAAGACCACCAACGGCGGGACTTCCTGGACGCCCATCACCGACTCCCTGGGCGCCCTGTCCAATGGGGCCCTGGCCATGGATCCGAACGCGCCGGAGACCCTCTTCCTGGCGCTGGGCGATCCCTTCGACGGCACAGGCCTCGGCTTCGTCAAGTCGACGGATGGCGGCACCAGCTGGTCCACCCCGGTCATGATCGGCGATTCCACCAAGTCCATGGACCTGGTGGTGAGCCCAATCGATTCCCAGCTCCTGCTCGCGGGCACCAATAAGGGCGTCATGCGCTCCACCGACGGCGGCGCCACCTGGACCAACACCACGCCGGCGCTGGGCATCACCACCGGCGACCCTATCTGCTGGGACATCGCCTGGACCGGCGGTTCGAATTTCGTGGCCAGCTTCAGCGACCGCTTGGGCAGCTACACCAACACCGGCCAGGTCTGGTACACCTCCGACGGCGGCGCCACCTGGACCAAGTCCACGGGCATGGCCTTCTCCGCCGGACTCTGGCGCATCTCCCTGGCCGCGGCGGCCTCCAACCTCTCGACCATGTACGCCATGGCCTCCAAGCCCTTGGCGAGCGGCGCCATCGAAACCGCCGACATCTTCAAGTCGCTGGACGGCGGGCACAGCTGGACGCCCCTCAACATCGCCAGCAAGGAGCACACCAACGGCGCGGCCGGAGGCTGGGCCGAGCTCTTCGCGCCCGCCTGGGCGAAGACCAACAGTCCGGGCACGGTGCTGGGAGGCCAGGGCTTTTACAACCATGCCATCGCCATCGATCCTGCGGATCCCAACCGGGCCTACTTCAGCGGCCAGCTCTACACCACCATGACCACCGACGGCGGCAGCACCTGGAAGCGCGCCACCGACTGGATGGCCCAGGCCAGCACGCCCTATGTCCACGCGGATTCCCATTGCACGGCCTGGGGCCCGGATGGCTCGCTCTACATCGGTTCCGACGGCGGCATCTTCAAGTCCACGGACAAGGGAACCACCTGGACGGACCAGCTCAACAAGGGCATCGTTTCCCATCTGCTCTACTCGGTGGGTTCGAGCCTGGCCAACCGGAATGCGATCATCGGCGGCCTCCAGGACAACGGCACCCGCGTCCGCTCCGCCGCCACGGCCACCTTCAACGCGACCATCGGCGGCGATGGTTTCGGATCCATGATCCACGCGAAGAACGCGAGCCTGATGCTGGGCTCCATCTATTACGCGGACGCCTACAAATCCACAGATGGCGGCGCAAATTTCACCGAGAGCATCACCGGCATCACCGGTGCGAAGGATGGCGCCAAGGCGAATTTCTGGACGCGCTTCTACGCCTTCCCCGGCGATACGACCGGCAACACCGTCTTCACCTTCACCAACGCCTCGATCTTCAAGTCCACGGATTTCGGAAGCAACTGGTCGGGACTGGGCACCGGTGGTTTCCCTGCTAATTGGGTGATCCGCAACATGGCCTGCCACGCCACCAACAGCCAGGTCTACGGCACCGCGGGCACCGTGGGCACCGGGGTCACCGATCCGAGGGTGTTCCTCACCCAGAACGCTGGCTCCACCTGGAACCAGGTGGGCACCTGGCCTTCGGGCACGGCCTTCTCGTACATCTGGATCGACACCAACAACATCAACACGGTCTATGTGGCCGCGGTCACCTCCAGCGCCACCGCA comes from Holophagaceae bacterium and encodes:
- a CDS encoding PKD domain-containing protein, with translation MNRLTPLTLLLSLGISLMSADLPAGNRRLSEKSSGSSRPPLIDRADLRHRAEEEWSGGAWTPEYQRFVMGVAAQERERHEDLRYGSRAASLAAPGTLWTNLGPANASFIKNGSVTLNVVDSGRLRTIIVHPSNASIIYVATSGGGVWKTTNGGTSWTPITDSLGALSNGALAMDPNAPETLFLALGDPFDGTGLGFVKSTDGGTSWSTPVMIGDSTKSMDLVVSPIDSQLLLAGTNKGVMRSTDGGATWTNTTPALGITTGDPICWDIAWTGGSNFVASFSDRLGSYTNTGQVWYTSDGGATWTKSTGMAFSAGLWRISLAAAASNLSTMYAMASKPLASGAIETADIFKSLDGGHSWTPLNIASKEHTNGAAGGWAELFAPAWAKTNSPGTVLGGQGFYNHAIAIDPADPNRAYFSGQLYTTMTTDGGSTWKRATDWMAQASTPYVHADSHCTAWGPDGSLYIGSDGGIFKSTDKGTTWTDQLNKGIVSHLLYSVGSSLANRNAIIGGLQDNGTRVRSAATATFNATIGGDGFGSMIHAKNASLMLGSIYYADAYKSTDGGANFTESITGITGAKDGAKANFWTRFYAFPGDTTGNTVFTFTNASIFKSTDFGSNWSGLGTGGFPANWVIRNMACHATNSQVYGTAGTVGTGVTDPRVFLTQNAGSTWNQVGTWPSGTAFSYIWIDTNNINTVYVAAVTSSATANHLWKSSNFGGTWTAIDGNGFPFGIPVNVIQNDPGDSNTLYAGTNLGVYKSTDGGTSWSRFGTGLPLVNVKEFYLAPDSSLMRAATFGRGFWELSTGTPAETVTASITSPASNVTIATGASVNFTGSATSDKAGATFTYSWNFGDGSPAASGATTSHTFTNTGTANVTRTVTLSATSNGGASASAQRLVTVQPAPTAPTITGQPQNASVAAGATATFSVTATGSAPLSYQWRKNAANIAGATSASYTTPATTTADNGAAFSVVVSNSAGSATSANATLTVTAPVVAVSITPATATIDTGATQQFTASVTGSANTAVTWTATGGTVSATGLYTAPASAGTYTVTATSAADTTKSANATVTVNPVTAGTFNEVEPNNTIAAANAVGASYTAIKGTHAATGNPDFFALTLAPSQKLTIAMTGPAGVDWDLALKNSAGTNLASSTGSTATENLTYTNTGAAAVTVYANVYVYSGTSATPYNLAPTYFTPPPPVIFNETEANNSIATANPAPDNATKIVGYIGSSTDNDYFKVNVGAGKKLTIAMTGPTGTAYDYDLYFYNAAGTQLAKGTGSTTTENVSWTNGATPTAVYVAVKRYKGSSTTIPYNLNITR